The Halocalculus aciditolerans genome includes a window with the following:
- a CDS encoding AI-2E family transporter, with protein sequence MNQKRAVVAAFGLLVTVALAVLAYRFIAPLTVSVFLYYSTRRYFHALRRLHLPRRVRAVSVLVSLAVPLLLLTTYAAVLLVLEARHFVDQYAVVETAAAAFPGFDGIDRIPELSAHGLYEAYQAGEFAPFIEFASEHAAFLTSLVSDFFLGLFVVIIVTYYLLVDGHRVRDWLLGFDDDGVIRDYFEAVDAELESVLFGNLLNVIAISLIAIGAFELYNLIAPAAVEIPYPALAGVLTGVASLIPVVGMKIVYLPLAAVTALPVVLGGDQSLLVYVVAFLVVAVVVVDTIPDLLLRPILSGKNTHVGLLMLAYTIGPVVLGFYGIFFAPILLVAGLTFATTTLPRLLNEDDVDADADTDGDSDTLPPDQRRLDDFA encoded by the coding sequence GTGAACCAGAAACGGGCCGTCGTCGCCGCCTTCGGCCTGCTCGTCACCGTCGCGCTGGCCGTGCTCGCCTACCGGTTCATCGCGCCGCTCACCGTCTCCGTCTTCCTCTACTACTCCACGCGCCGCTACTTCCACGCGCTCCGCCGCCTCCACCTCCCGCGGCGCGTCCGCGCCGTCTCCGTCCTCGTCTCCCTCGCCGTCCCGCTCCTCCTCCTCACGACCTACGCGGCCGTTCTCCTCGTCCTCGAAGCCCGGCACTTCGTCGACCAGTACGCGGTCGTCGAGACCGCCGCCGCGGCCTTCCCCGGCTTCGACGGCATCGATCGCATCCCCGAGCTCAGCGCGCACGGCCTCTACGAGGCCTATCAGGCCGGCGAGTTCGCGCCCTTCATCGAGTTCGCGAGCGAGCACGCGGCCTTCCTCACCTCCCTCGTCTCGGACTTCTTCCTCGGGCTCTTCGTCGTCATCATCGTCACCTACTACCTCCTCGTCGACGGCCACCGCGTCCGCGACTGGCTCCTCGGCTTCGACGACGACGGCGTCATCCGCGACTACTTCGAAGCCGTCGACGCCGAGCTCGAATCCGTCCTCTTCGGCAACCTCCTGAACGTCATCGCCATCTCCCTCATCGCCATCGGCGCGTTCGAACTCTACAACCTCATCGCGCCCGCCGCCGTCGAAATCCCCTACCCCGCGCTCGCCGGCGTCCTCACCGGCGTCGCCAGCCTCATCCCCGTCGTCGGCATGAAAATCGTCTACCTCCCGCTCGCCGCCGTCACCGCCCTTCCCGTCGTCCTCGGCGGCGACCAGTCCCTCCTCGTCTACGTCGTCGCCTTCCTCGTCGTCGCCGTGGTGGTCGTCGACACCATCCCCGACCTCCTCCTCCGCCCCATCCTCAGCGGGAAGAACACCCACGTCGGCCTCCTCATGCTCGCCTACACCATCGGCCCCGTCGTTCTCGGCTTCTACGGCATCTTCTTCGCCCCCATCCTCCTCGTGGCCGGCCTCACCTTCGCCACCACCACCCTCCCCCGCCTCCTCAACGAGGACGACGTCGACGCCGACGCGGATACGGACGGCGACAGTGACACACTGCCGCCAGACCAGCGCCGCCTCGACGACTTCGCCTGA
- a CDS encoding winged helix-turn-helix domain-containing protein, translated as MSEEPSGDAESRRSPPSEAFAALSSPLRVDILRELSAQQRQLGDDSLGFADLRRRVDVEDSGRFRYHLKQLQDTFVQKTDAGYRLTHAGHRVIAAILAGTFTGDQSLGPVELDSECPECHRPAVATYEDGRCLVSCANDHTLFTWSVPPNATASLDLPGLIDLAELLALQAVEQALAGVCPECFDPVSSQIRTAEAARPAFQGDCESCGAQIAGPVDLCLLVDPEVAAFCHRHGHSPQDDHVWESPFVRDDAELVVLDDDPVQIEYTLTLDGESLSGEISENGHITVHRTGSTEGQSDAP; from the coding sequence ATGTCCGAAGAACCTAGCGGGGACGCAGAGAGCCGCCGGTCTCCTCCGTCCGAAGCGTTCGCTGCACTCAGTAGCCCTCTCCGGGTGGATATCCTCCGGGAGCTGTCCGCCCAGCAACGACAACTAGGTGACGATAGCCTCGGGTTCGCCGATTTGCGTCGACGGGTTGACGTTGAGGACTCCGGACGGTTCCGATATCATCTCAAACAGCTACAAGACACGTTCGTGCAGAAAACGGACGCGGGATACCGGCTCACGCACGCCGGGCATAGAGTCATCGCTGCGATCCTCGCGGGCACGTTCACCGGCGACCAGTCACTGGGGCCCGTCGAGCTTGATAGCGAGTGCCCAGAGTGTCACCGACCGGCAGTGGCGACGTACGAGGATGGACGCTGTCTCGTGTCGTGTGCAAACGACCACACCCTCTTTACCTGGAGCGTGCCGCCAAACGCCACTGCGAGCCTGGACCTCCCCGGGCTCATTGACTTGGCCGAGTTACTCGCCCTTCAAGCAGTCGAACAGGCGTTAGCGGGTGTCTGTCCGGAGTGTTTTGACCCGGTCTCGAGTCAGATCCGGACGGCCGAAGCAGCTCGGCCGGCGTTCCAGGGGGACTGTGAGTCGTGTGGCGCTCAAATCGCGGGCCCGGTCGATCTCTGCCTGCTCGTCGATCCGGAAGTCGCCGCGTTCTGTCACCGCCACGGTCACTCCCCTCAGGACGACCATGTCTGGGAGAGCCCGTTCGTCCGTGATGACGCAGAACTGGTAGTCCTCGATGACGACCCCGTCCAGATCGAGTACACCCTGACCCTTGATGGGGAATCGCTCTCCGGCGAGATCTCTGAGAACGGCCACATCACAGTACACCGAACAGGGTCGACTGAGGGTCAGTCAGACGCCCCGTAG
- a CDS encoding ABC transporter substrate-binding protein, producing MAQDATTYEMPTRRDFVKGGGTIVGGALLAGCADGGADLTRTATESAASATSDETYTVRMEPTGTVTFDRVPETIAGCDPTYIDMLVALGHGDTVESIRTRRQYLTTHYDELDGVSIDLSSLTQLASKKSGVSKEVFYEMDADLHLMDPHWLTRILDSWSDADVEEISKGVAPFLGNVIFRRTDPWHDYRYYTLYEAFEKVAAVVQERERFEAIRSIHEETVEAIEAGLPAADQRPDALLLYAPDEPEEFYPYRLSGKGANKEHFRTLGITDAFADTDVSGFSTSDSGSIDYETLLEIDPDSLLLRYRGKARTREAFEESIVSHVREHEVGSQLSAVKNDQIFRGGPIFCGPLHNLFMLERYAGLYYPDRFADGQIFDRDRLANVITER from the coding sequence ATGGCACAAGATGCCACCACGTACGAGATGCCGACGCGCAGAGATTTCGTGAAGGGCGGCGGGACGATCGTCGGTGGAGCACTCCTGGCCGGCTGCGCAGACGGTGGAGCAGATCTAACGCGCACGGCGACTGAGTCCGCGGCAAGCGCCACATCGGACGAAACGTACACGGTTCGCATGGAACCGACCGGTACCGTCACGTTCGACCGCGTCCCCGAGACAATCGCGGGGTGTGACCCGACGTACATCGACATGCTGGTCGCACTGGGTCACGGCGATACAGTCGAATCCATCCGAACCCGCCGCCAGTACCTAACGACCCACTACGACGAGCTCGACGGCGTCTCGATAGATCTGAGCAGCCTGACTCAGTTAGCGAGCAAGAAGAGCGGTGTTTCGAAGGAGGTCTTCTACGAGATGGACGCGGACCTTCACCTCATGGACCCGCACTGGCTGACGCGGATTCTCGACAGCTGGTCGGACGCAGACGTCGAGGAGATCTCGAAGGGGGTAGCGCCATTCCTCGGGAACGTCATCTTCCGGCGGACCGACCCGTGGCACGACTACCGATACTACACGCTGTACGAGGCGTTCGAGAAGGTCGCGGCCGTAGTGCAGGAACGCGAGCGGTTCGAAGCCATCCGATCGATACACGAGGAGACGGTCGAGGCTATCGAAGCGGGACTCCCGGCGGCCGACCAGCGGCCCGACGCACTGCTCCTCTATGCCCCAGACGAGCCCGAGGAGTTCTACCCGTACCGTCTCTCGGGGAAGGGTGCGAACAAGGAACACTTCCGTACGCTAGGAATCACTGATGCGTTCGCCGATACCGATGTCAGCGGGTTCTCGACCAGCGATAGTGGCAGTATCGACTACGAGACGCTTCTCGAAATCGACCCCGACTCGCTCCTTCTTCGGTATCGCGGCAAAGCGCGAACCCGCGAGGCGTTCGAGGAGTCGATCGTGTCACACGTCCGCGAGCACGAGGTCGGCAGCCAGCTATCCGCGGTGAAGAACGATCAGATCTTCCGTGGCGGGCCGATTTTCTGCGGCCCGCTCCACAACCTGTTCATGCTCGAACGGTACGCCGGTCTCTACTACCCGGACCGGTTTGCGGACGGGCAAATATTCGACCGCGATAGGCTCGCGAACGTGATCACGGAGCGGTGA
- a CDS encoding DMT family transporter, with amino-acid sequence MNPYIVLAGAILSELLGTTALELSDGFTNLVPSVGVVVGYGLAFYLLSVTLQDLPVGVVYGTWAALGIVGVAVVGVVVFGDPIDSIGIVGLLLIIAGVYCVNILSEMSAH; translated from the coding sequence ATGAATCCGTACATCGTGCTCGCCGGCGCAATACTCTCCGAGCTCCTCGGAACGACGGCTCTCGAACTCTCTGACGGGTTCACGAACCTCGTGCCGAGCGTGGGAGTCGTCGTCGGATACGGGCTCGCGTTCTACCTCCTGTCGGTAACGCTCCAAGACCTCCCAGTCGGCGTCGTCTACGGGACGTGGGCCGCGCTCGGTATCGTCGGCGTCGCAGTGGTCGGTGTCGTCGTGTTCGGTGACCCGATCGACTCCATCGGCATTGTCGGCCTCCTACTCATCATCGCCGGGGTCTACTGTGTGAATATCCTCTCAGAGATGTCGGCTCACTAG
- a CDS encoding long-chain-fatty-acid--CoA ligase, whose product MPGGSDMTLHQFLWRGENVFGDQEIISRTHDGIHRYTYSEYADRVRKLASALDEWGVEEGDRVATFAWNHHWHHETYFGVPCLGAQLHMINILLPDSHIQHIVEDAEDVLLFVDATMVEKLDAAYDEEAFDSVKQFVVMGDEVPDTDLDPVTDYESFIESGDPDFEFPEVSEDQPAGMCYTSGTTGKPKGVEYTHKMYWGHTMSIMTGELGLMNTDTELTIVPMFHVSGWGRPFATVASGATQVLPGPHPEPADIASLVENEGVNKTAGVPTVWRGLLQYAREADPDLSSLEYVMSGGSAAPPKLIDDYREELDAELVVGYGMTETSPVTHVAEHRTDTRDYEGDDLTELRAHAGLPSPGVMMKVIGDDGEEVPWDGESLGELLMKGPWVTTEYFNAPEKTKSSVTDDGWLRTGDIVRVTEDGYVDVVDRVDDLVKSGGEWISSVEVENRLMGHPRVAEAAVIPVDHPQWDERPVAFVVVDGDFDEDELREELKAYVAEEYPKWWAPDAIRFIDEVPKGSTGKFSKKTLVDEFIDDELKREVSESAPGSR is encoded by the coding sequence ATGCCAGGCGGCAGTGACATGACCCTACACCAGTTCCTGTGGCGCGGCGAGAACGTCTTCGGCGACCAGGAGATTATCTCCCGGACGCACGACGGCATCCACCGCTACACGTACAGCGAGTACGCAGACCGCGTGCGGAAGCTCGCGAGCGCCCTCGACGAGTGGGGCGTCGAAGAGGGCGACCGGGTCGCGACGTTCGCGTGGAACCACCACTGGCACCACGAGACCTACTTCGGGGTGCCCTGTCTCGGCGCGCAGCTCCACATGATCAACATCCTCCTGCCGGACTCCCACATCCAGCACATCGTCGAGGACGCCGAGGACGTCCTGCTCTTCGTCGACGCGACGATGGTGGAGAAACTCGACGCCGCGTACGACGAGGAGGCGTTCGACTCGGTGAAGCAGTTCGTCGTCATGGGCGACGAAGTCCCCGACACCGACCTCGACCCGGTCACGGACTACGAGTCCTTCATCGAGTCCGGCGACCCCGACTTCGAGTTCCCCGAGGTCTCCGAGGACCAGCCCGCCGGCATGTGTTACACGTCCGGGACCACCGGGAAGCCGAAGGGCGTCGAGTACACGCACAAGATGTACTGGGGGCACACGATGAGTATCATGACCGGCGAACTCGGCCTGATGAACACGGACACGGAGTTGACTATCGTCCCGATGTTCCACGTCTCCGGGTGGGGACGGCCGTTCGCCACCGTCGCGTCCGGCGCGACGCAAGTGCTCCCGGGACCGCATCCCGAGCCCGCGGACATCGCGTCGCTCGTCGAGAACGAGGGCGTGAACAAGACCGCCGGCGTTCCGACCGTGTGGCGCGGCCTCCTCCAGTACGCTCGCGAGGCCGACCCCGACCTCTCCTCGCTCGAATACGTGATGTCCGGCGGGTCCGCCGCGCCGCCGAAACTCATCGACGACTACCGCGAGGAACTCGACGCCGAACTCGTCGTCGGCTACGGGATGACCGAAACCTCCCCGGTGACGCACGTCGCCGAACACCGCACCGACACCCGCGACTACGAGGGCGACGACCTCACGGAGCTCCGCGCGCACGCCGGCCTCCCCAGCCCCGGCGTGATGATGAAGGTCATCGGCGACGACGGCGAGGAGGTCCCGTGGGACGGCGAGTCCCTCGGCGAACTCCTCATGAAGGGCCCGTGGGTCACCACCGAATACTTCAACGCCCCCGAGAAGACGAAGTCCTCTGTTACTGACGACGGCTGGCTCCGCACGGGCGACATCGTCCGCGTGACCGAGGACGGCTACGTCGACGTCGTCGACCGCGTGGACGACCTCGTGAAATCCGGCGGCGAGTGGATCTCTAGCGTCGAGGTCGAGAACCGCCTGATGGGCCACCCGCGAGTCGCCGAAGCCGCCGTCATCCCCGTCGACCACCCGCAGTGGGACGAGCGACCCGTCGCCTTCGTCGTCGTCGACGGCGACTTCGACGAAGACGAGCTCCGCGAGGAGCTGAAAGCCTACGTCGCCGAAGAGTACCCGAAGTGGTGGGCTCCCGACGCCATCCGCTTCATCGACGAAGTCCCGAAGGGCTCCACCGGGAAGTTCTCGAAGAAGACGCTCGTCGACGAGTTCATCGACGACGAACTGAAGCGCGAGGTCAGCGAATCCGCACCCGGGAGCCGCTGA
- a CDS encoding response regulator, which yields MGECTVLVVDDEPAFLDLARRWLGDSYDLVTAENGDEALDSLSERVDVVLLDRRLPGRSGSEVLAEIRSRGVDCRVVMVTAVQPELDVVDWEFDDYVVKPVTEGDLRDAVEQMCRRADYDAVVQRYFAVASKVAALKENRSADGRAPSGDLQRLEARLQAVTERADDALDDAFDDDRTRQFYGNQPDGESGEE from the coding sequence ATGGGAGAGTGCACGGTACTGGTCGTCGACGACGAACCGGCGTTCCTCGATTTGGCGCGCCGGTGGCTCGGGGATTCCTACGACCTCGTGACGGCCGAGAACGGCGACGAGGCGCTGGACAGCCTGAGTGAGCGCGTGGACGTCGTTCTCCTCGACCGGCGGCTCCCCGGCCGTTCCGGGTCGGAGGTCCTCGCCGAAATCCGCTCGCGAGGGGTCGACTGCCGCGTGGTGATGGTGACCGCAGTGCAACCGGAGCTCGACGTCGTCGACTGGGAGTTCGACGACTACGTCGTGAAACCCGTCACGGAGGGCGACCTGCGGGACGCCGTCGAGCAGATGTGTCGGCGAGCCGACTACGACGCGGTCGTACAGCGGTACTTCGCCGTCGCGTCCAAAGTCGCCGCGCTCAAGGAGAACCGGAGCGCCGACGGCCGCGCCCCCAGCGGCGACCTCCAGCGCCTCGAAGCCCGCCTCCAGGCCGTGACGGAGCGAGCCGACGACGCGCTCGACGACGCGTTCGACGACGACCGAACGAGGCAGTTCTACGGGAACCAACCCGACGGAGAGAGCGGTGAGGAGTGA
- a CDS encoding ArsR/SmtB family transcription factor has translation MESETLNIIDETAVTILAAASAGPVTADTIHERSSVPQSTLYRRLDRLVDAGLLRSVPRLNDDNNNQFVYECTLEELRLTIDDGEARIVVVTNRSGTTETAERAVGTHCPGAE, from the coding sequence ATGGAGTCGGAGACCCTGAATATCATCGACGAGACAGCAGTGACGATTCTCGCGGCGGCGAGCGCGGGTCCCGTCACCGCTGACACCATCCACGAACGCTCCAGCGTGCCGCAGTCGACGCTGTACCGGCGACTCGACCGCCTCGTCGACGCCGGACTCCTCCGGTCGGTCCCGCGACTGAACGACGACAACAACAATCAGTTCGTCTACGAGTGCACGCTGGAGGAACTCCGGCTGACCATCGACGACGGCGAGGCCCGCATCGTCGTCGTCACCAATCGCAGCGGGACGACCGAAACGGCGGAGCGAGCCGTCGGCACTCACTGTCCGGGGGCCGAGTGA
- a CDS encoding FAD-dependent oxidoreductase, with translation MAGENNEEGETSMSNGNVDVVVVGGGPAGSAAALYTAQYGLDTVVFDRGKSALSRCAYLENYLGFPWGVDIQSFYELIHEHVEEAGGTVVSDMVLSVDEREAGGFRVETQEGRTVDADRVVAATTYDRDYLEGLDDEDEMFESHQHGDGDVHEHVSLDYVDEEGRAPVDGLYVAGAQVGRGTQALTAAGNGMEVGTAVVVDVRRDQGYWEKVAAHRSWNWPRSTVDHDWDDEEAWNERFRKHRVPADHDIDPDRLREVREKDVKHMKTSYMDRGEAERREERAKRRWAERLDDELLLDVLDDERLREYVQELEEENVAN, from the coding sequence ATGGCGGGAGAGAACAATGAGGAGGGTGAGACGAGCATGAGTAACGGCAACGTCGACGTCGTCGTCGTCGGTGGCGGTCCGGCGGGGTCCGCCGCCGCACTATACACCGCCCAGTACGGCCTCGATACCGTCGTGTTCGACCGCGGGAAGTCGGCACTCAGCCGGTGTGCATACCTTGAGAACTACCTCGGATTCCCCTGGGGCGTCGACATCCAGTCGTTCTACGAGCTGATACACGAACACGTCGAGGAGGCGGGCGGCACCGTCGTCTCGGATATGGTCCTCTCGGTGGACGAGCGCGAAGCGGGTGGGTTCCGCGTCGAGACACAGGAAGGCCGCACCGTCGATGCGGACCGCGTCGTCGCGGCGACGACGTACGACCGCGACTACCTCGAGGGACTGGACGACGAGGACGAGATGTTCGAATCACACCAGCACGGAGACGGGGACGTGCACGAACACGTGTCACTAGACTACGTCGACGAGGAGGGGCGCGCGCCGGTCGACGGGCTGTACGTCGCCGGCGCACAAGTGGGGCGAGGGACGCAGGCGCTCACTGCGGCAGGGAACGGGATGGAAGTCGGAACGGCCGTTGTCGTCGACGTCCGCCGCGATCAGGGGTACTGGGAGAAGGTCGCAGCCCACCGGTCTTGGAACTGGCCCCGATCCACTGTGGACCACGACTGGGACGACGAAGAGGCGTGGAACGAGCGATTCCGGAAGCACAGAGTACCAGCGGACCACGACATCGACCCAGATCGCCTCAGGGAGGTCCGAGAGAAGGACGTCAAACACATGAAGACGTCGTACATGGACCGTGGGGAAGCCGAGCGACGGGAGGAGCGAGCGAAACGACGGTGGGCGGAACGTCTGGACGACGAACTCCTCCTCGACGTTCTCGACGACGAGCGCCTCCGTGAGTACGTACAGGAGCTGGAGGAGGAGAACGTCGCTAACTGA
- a CDS encoding TRAM domain-containing protein, whose protein sequence is MTEISDSLRLLFETSIQEEADEYTITVPKEVVESGSLSVDETYRVALLASAASNASGNATAAERSAGTNAGKAASSPSSSPSANDDQDRRGPRGQRPPVEEGEVRSVTIDTLGDKGDGIAKVERGFIVIVSDTQPGDQVDVEITDVKDTVAFAEPVSEPTVR, encoded by the coding sequence ATGACTGAGATATCTGATTCGCTTCGACTGCTGTTCGAGACGTCGATTCAGGAGGAAGCAGACGAGTACACCATCACGGTGCCGAAGGAAGTCGTCGAGAGCGGGTCGCTGTCCGTCGACGAGACGTACCGCGTCGCGCTCCTCGCGTCCGCGGCCTCGAACGCGTCCGGGAACGCGACGGCCGCCGAGCGGTCCGCCGGGACGAACGCCGGGAAGGCCGCGTCCTCGCCGTCGTCGTCGCCGTCCGCGAACGACGACCAGGACCGCCGCGGGCCGCGCGGCCAGCGTCCGCCCGTCGAGGAGGGCGAAGTTCGCTCGGTCACCATCGACACGCTCGGCGACAAGGGCGACGGCATCGCGAAGGTCGAACGCGGCTTCATCGTCATCGTCTCCGACACCCAGCCCGGCGACCAGGTCGACGTCGAAATCACCGACGTGAAAGACACCGTCGCGTTCGCCGAGCCGGTGAGCGAACCCACCGTCCGCTAA
- a CDS encoding ATP-binding protein has translation MTGDSSREDATVHLAVAHDRNRRLLERALSETYDVTTGGVENTAFDACIVDKRAFERSWDTLRERVRTADPVFLPVLLLTPDGDRLGADAWDVVADVIETPVRRHALRHRLGTLLDYRRLTRRLDHRRAREAERFRALFESAPDPIVLTTPGGETTAANEAFRDAFDVPEGSLIGRPLSALGYDAAARAEAVLRRAEGDTVERERFEWAARGDRLVTELHAGAVSPVGATEERVGVFHDVTDVVEREELLAKQNERLETFAGMLAHDLRNPLTLAIGYLDAAREDGDAEHFDTVETALCRIEELLDEAVTLAHHGETVIDPDTCDLSTVAETAWTHVDTDDATLSADTGLTVDADESRLTELFENLFRNAVEHGSPSSHSQARENAVEHGSPSSRARGDDVDDAGARGGSVAVRVGDLANGEGFFVADDGPGVPAADREDLFEIGYTTADDGTGFGLAIVRQIVDAHGWTVTVTDSESGGARFEFRFSGVAAENETED, from the coding sequence GTGACGGGCGACTCGAGCCGCGAAGACGCGACCGTCCACCTCGCGGTCGCCCACGACCGAAACCGACGCCTCCTCGAACGCGCGCTCAGTGAGACCTACGACGTCACGACCGGCGGCGTCGAGAATACCGCCTTCGACGCCTGCATCGTCGACAAGCGGGCGTTCGAGCGGTCGTGGGACACCCTCCGCGAGCGCGTCCGAACCGCCGACCCGGTCTTCCTCCCCGTCCTCCTCCTCACGCCGGACGGCGACCGCCTCGGCGCGGACGCGTGGGACGTCGTCGCCGACGTCATCGAGACCCCGGTTCGGCGACACGCCCTCCGCCACCGCCTCGGCACCCTCCTCGACTACCGCCGCCTCACCCGCCGACTCGACCACCGGCGCGCGCGAGAGGCAGAACGGTTCCGCGCGCTCTTCGAGTCCGCGCCCGACCCCATCGTCCTCACCACCCCCGGGGGCGAGACGACCGCCGCGAACGAGGCCTTCCGCGACGCGTTCGACGTCCCGGAGGGGTCCCTCATCGGCCGCCCGCTCTCCGCGCTCGGATACGACGCGGCGGCGCGCGCCGAGGCCGTCCTCCGGCGCGCCGAGGGCGACACGGTGGAGCGCGAGCGCTTCGAGTGGGCGGCTCGCGGCGACAGACTCGTCACCGAACTGCACGCCGGCGCGGTCTCGCCGGTCGGCGCGACCGAAGAGCGCGTCGGCGTCTTCCACGACGTCACCGACGTCGTCGAACGCGAGGAGCTCCTCGCCAAACAGAACGAGCGCCTGGAGACGTTCGCCGGGATGCTCGCTCACGACCTCCGCAACCCGCTCACGCTCGCCATCGGCTACCTCGACGCCGCCCGCGAAGACGGCGACGCCGAACACTTCGACACCGTCGAAACCGCCCTGTGTCGCATCGAGGAACTGCTCGACGAGGCCGTGACGCTCGCCCACCACGGCGAAACCGTCATCGACCCGGACACCTGCGACCTCTCGACCGTCGCGGAAACCGCCTGGACGCACGTCGACACCGACGACGCGACCCTCTCCGCCGATACCGGCCTCACCGTCGACGCCGACGAGAGCCGACTCACAGAACTCTTCGAGAACCTCTTCCGGAACGCGGTCGAACACGGGTCTCCCAGCTCTCACTCGCAGGCTCGCGAGAACGCGGTCGAACACGGGTCTCCGAGTTCTCGCGCCCGCGGTGACGACGTGGATGACGCCGGGGCGCGCGGTGGGTCCGTCGCCGTTCGCGTCGGCGACCTCGCGAACGGCGAGGGGTTCTTCGTCGCGGACGACGGCCCCGGCGTCCCCGCGGCCGACCGCGAGGACCTCTTCGAAATCGGGTACACGACCGCCGACGACGGCACGGGGTTCGGGCTCGCCATCGTCCGACAGATCGTCGACGCGCACGGCTGGACTGTCACCGTCACCGACAGCGAGTCCGGCGGCGCGCGCTTCGAATTTCGGTTTTCCGGCGTCGCGGCGGAGAACGAGACCGAGGACTGA
- a CDS encoding TrmB family transcriptional regulator → MTELTELGLSSYEERVYRTLLVSGSTTAAALSDASGVPRGRIYDVLNDLETRQLVHAKSTEPTRYTAVEPDAAVSTLLAERTAELQREWVRYCEVASAVRSNLLPTRPVEGNIWLGSLGSEEMQVALREHMRTATSSVQAVVGPPYEKAPWETLEREVDAFFAGAESDVCVSLLLSEQVLDTIPDSFFERFDVRDGIRIRILSGLELSFDVVDSATATIDIPHPWMDADRLGVVAVQDNTVLDELERHFQTLWGDAVPLPETK, encoded by the coding sequence ATGACGGAACTCACTGAACTCGGCCTCTCGAGTTACGAGGAGCGAGTCTATCGGACGCTGCTCGTCAGCGGTTCGACGACCGCGGCTGCACTGTCGGACGCGAGCGGTGTACCCAGAGGCCGAATCTACGACGTCCTCAACGATCTCGAGACGCGCCAGCTCGTCCATGCGAAATCGACAGAGCCGACGCGATATACCGCGGTCGAACCGGATGCCGCTGTGTCGACACTTCTGGCTGAGCGAACTGCCGAACTCCAACGCGAATGGGTGCGGTACTGTGAGGTTGCTTCGGCTGTTCGGTCGAACCTTCTCCCGACTCGACCGGTCGAAGGTAACATCTGGCTCGGCTCGCTCGGGAGCGAAGAGATGCAGGTCGCGCTCCGAGAACACATGCGGACAGCGACGTCGTCAGTCCAGGCAGTCGTCGGGCCCCCGTACGAGAAGGCCCCGTGGGAGACGCTCGAACGGGAGGTGGACGCGTTCTTCGCCGGTGCCGAGTCCGACGTTTGTGTCTCCCTCCTCCTGAGCGAACAGGTTCTCGACACGATTCCCGATTCGTTCTTCGAGCGCTTCGACGTCCGCGACGGTATCCGAATCCGCATCCTCTCGGGTCTCGAACTCTCGTTCGACGTCGTGGATTCCGCGACCGCGACGATCGACATCCCACATCCGTGGATGGACGCCGACCGCCTCGGTGTCGTCGCCGTGCAAGACAATACCGTTCTGGATGAGCTCGAACGCCACTTCCAGACGCTCTGGGGCGACGCGGTCCCGCTTCCCGAGACGAAGTAG
- a CDS encoding HD domain-containing protein, translating to MPSELGPLAREVSRSYYEAAFPAHDMFHAKRVHDISQQLADEHPQDVDRDVLAAAAWFHDIGRPLERVGEIDDHDEWAANEATSLLEAEDVRPDQITAIEHCLRTHSIRASSPDPETLEAKLLFDADKLDATGAVGLIRLACIVGERSGRTGDRYAVIDDASTLSTGRPEVPDIELLRDWARERLDALYTDHGRRLGASRWSFMESFFEQFALETTADAEQ from the coding sequence ATGCCCTCCGAGCTAGGTCCACTCGCCCGAGAGGTATCGCGCTCGTATTACGAGGCCGCCTTCCCCGCGCACGATATGTTCCATGCAAAACGGGTGCACGATATCTCGCAACAGCTCGCGGACGAGCACCCCCAGGACGTTGACCGAGACGTGCTAGCCGCAGCTGCGTGGTTTCACGATATCGGACGGCCACTCGAACGTGTCGGGGAGATCGACGACCACGACGAGTGGGCAGCTAACGAAGCCACGAGCCTGCTCGAGGCCGAAGACGTGAGGCCTGACCAGATTACCGCAATCGAGCACTGTCTCCGAACACACAGCATCCGAGCAAGCTCCCCCGACCCTGAAACGCTCGAAGCAAAGCTCCTCTTCGATGCTGATAAGCTCGATGCGACTGGTGCGGTCGGACTCATCCGACTCGCCTGTATCGTCGGTGAACGCTCGGGGCGTACTGGCGATCGGTATGCGGTCATCGATGACGCATCCACGCTCAGCACAGGCCGCCCAGAAGTGCCAGACATCGAACTCTTACGTGACTGGGCACGCGAGCGACTTGATGCGCTATATACCGACCACGGCCGGCGTCTTGGAGCGTCCCGGTGGAGCTTTATGGAATCCTTCTTCGAGCAGTTCGCTCTCGAAACCACCGCGGACGCAGAGCAGTAA